One Candidatus Woesearchaeota archaeon DNA segment encodes these proteins:
- the sppA gene encoding signal peptide peptidase SppA, translated as MNSNIKINSGNKWIFLTLFLALLAIFSNIGAWFISKDLSGGYNVDGNIAVIPLSGLILTEPSNSFLGDEVTASNDVLKYIDMANKNSNIKAILFEINSPGGSPVASKEIADAIQRSKKKTYSLIRDVGTSGAYWIASATNKIIANEMSITGSIGVISSYIDFSGLLNNYNVTYNRLVAGKYKDVGSPFKKLEYDEKLLIEKQLTLIHGYFISAVAKNRNLSESEVRNIATGMYFIGVEAKKLGLIDVLGDKYTLEKLLKEELNVSSISYNYYSKSKSIFDIFSKTFAEQSFYIGKGIGSQFAHESLYSDSIVRT; from the coding sequence ATGAATAGCAATATTAAAATAAATTCGGGTAATAAATGGATATTTTTGACATTGTTCTTAGCTTTATTGGCAATATTCAGTAATATCGGCGCATGGTTTATTAGCAAAGATTTATCCGGAGGTTATAATGTTGATGGAAATATTGCAGTTATCCCTTTATCAGGTTTAATTTTAACAGAGCCATCTAATTCTTTTTTAGGTGATGAAGTAACAGCATCAAATGACGTGCTTAAATACATTGATATGGCAAATAAAAATTCAAATATTAAAGCAATATTATTTGAAATTAACAGCCCGGGCGGATCACCTGTTGCTTCAAAAGAAATTGCTGATGCTATACAACGAAGTAAAAAAAAGACTTATTCTTTGATCAGGGATGTTGGTACATCTGGAGCTTATTGGATTGCATCTGCAACAAACAAAATTATTGCAAATGAGATGTCAATTACCGGTTCAATTGGTGTTATATCATCATATATAGACTTTTCAGGCTTATTAAATAATTATAATGTAACATATAACCGATTAGTTGCAGGAAAATACAAAGATGTGGGAAGCCCATTCAAAAAATTAGAATACGATGAAAAATTATTAATTGAAAAACAATTAACTTTAATACACGGTTATTTTATTTCAGCTGTTGCAAAAAATCGAAACTTGTCCGAATCTGAAGTCAGGAATATTGCTACCGGCATGTATTTTATAGGTGTTGAAGCCAAAAAACTCGGATTAATAGATGTGTTGGGTGATAAATATACGCTCGAGAAATTATTAAAAGAAGAGTTAAATGTTTCATCTATAAGTTATAATTATTATAGTAAATCAAAATCAATATTTGACATTTTTTCTAAAACATTTGCTGAACAGTCTTTTTATATTGGAAAAGGGATAGGTTCTCAGTTTGCGCATGAAAGTTTGTACAGTGATTCTATTGTAAGAACATAA
- a CDS encoding diphthamide synthesis protein, which yields METLFIEARYTERFRLPKSLINLLPNTVTLVTTIQFLDSLEEIKLQLEHANKRVLFFKGEHSKYPGQVLGCSMNKQEDTELFLYIGTGEFHPKALLLKQNKPVFSFNPFTQQTHKLDEQDVKLLKNRQNGAILKYKVSENIGIIVSTKPGQHHLKKAEALKQTLISDGKNAYIFITNTLNFEELENFPFIECWVNTMCPRIGFDDVKRTEKVLININEI from the coding sequence ATGGAAACACTTTTCATAGAAGCAAGGTATACTGAGAGATTCAGGCTACCGAAAAGTCTGATTAATCTGTTGCCAAATACCGTAACATTAGTTACAACTATCCAGTTTCTTGATTCGCTGGAAGAAATAAAACTACAATTAGAACACGCGAACAAACGAGTTTTATTTTTTAAAGGAGAACATTCAAAATATCCCGGACAGGTTCTTGGCTGTTCTATGAATAAACAAGAAGATACAGAATTATTTTTATATATTGGGACTGGGGAATTTCATCCTAAAGCATTGTTATTAAAACAAAATAAGCCCGTATTTTCATTTAATCCGTTTACGCAACAGACCCATAAACTTGATGAACAAGATGTTAAACTTCTGAAAAATCGACAGAATGGAGCTATCTTAAAGTATAAAGTCAGCGAAAATATTGGGATTATAGTCTCAACTAAACCTGGACAGCACCATCTGAAAAAAGCCGAAGCGCTTAAACAAACTTTAATTTCAGACGGAAAAAATGCTTATATATTTATTACGAATACACTTAATTTTGAAGAGCTTGAAAATTTTCCGTTCATTGAATGCTGGGTTAACACGATGTGTCCGAGAATTGGATTTGACGACGTGAAACGGACAGAAAAAGTGTTAATAAATATTAACGAGATTTAG
- the ppsA gene encoding phosphoenolpyruvate synthase — MLQKKKSVSKDKSFILWFEELGNTDVAYVGGKNASLGEMYRLLSKKGIRIPNGFAITSYAYRYVIKNAGIREEIKKILGQMNIHDTKSLAAAGSRIRKLIQKAEFPPELREEIVTAYLKLCKKEGTTDVAVRSSATAEDLPTASFAGQQETYLNINGEHALIESCKKCFASLFTDRAISYRVDKGFDHFKVALSIGIQKMVRSDLATSGVIFTLDTDSGFKDVVYITGIYGLGENIVQGKVNPDEFYVYKPTLAKGYSPILMKKAGNKHLRMVYQIGGNKSTKNIYVSKEDQKKLTLSDNEILILAKWAVEIEKHYNMPMDIEWAKDGKTGKLYVVQARPETVQSQKNLEILETYKLNQKSKILIQGIAIGSKIGEGKVNIIKNASDIHNFRKGQVLVTEMTDPDWEPIMKVASAIVTNRGGRTCHAAIVSRELGVPCVVGCGKATKILKNGEKVTVSCAEGEKGNVYSGLLEFKIEKTDLRKLKKPDVKLMMNLANPELAFTSAMIPNDGIGLAREEFIINSFIKIHPLALINYKTQNKKIREQIDNLTYGYKDKTKFFVDKLASGISMLAAACHPNDVIVRFSDFKSNEYANLIGGKAYEPKEDNPMIGWRGASRYYSEKFEKAFALECKAIKKVRDEMGLNNVKVMVPFCRTPEEGKNVIEVMRKNGLKQGKNELEIYVMCEIPSNVILADEFAKVFDGFSIGTNDLTQLTLGLDRDSELVAHLYDEQNPAVKEMVIRVIKAAKRNKRKIGICGEAASIPEFAKFLVENKIDSLSMVPDALMSVRQGLAKK; from the coding sequence ATGTTACAAAAAAAAAAGAGCGTCAGTAAAGATAAATCTTTTATTCTATGGTTTGAAGAATTAGGTAATACAGATGTTGCATATGTTGGAGGAAAAAATGCCTCACTTGGCGAAATGTACAGGTTGCTTTCAAAAAAAGGTATTCGCATACCTAATGGATTTGCAATAACCTCATATGCTTATAGGTATGTAATAAAAAATGCAGGAATTCGAGAAGAAATTAAAAAAATATTGGGACAGATGAATATACATGACACAAAAAGTCTTGCTGCTGCTGGTTCCAGAATAAGAAAATTAATCCAAAAAGCTGAATTTCCCCCGGAATTAAGAGAAGAAATAGTCACAGCATACCTAAAATTATGTAAAAAAGAAGGAACTACCGATGTAGCGGTACGCAGCTCTGCAACTGCCGAAGATTTACCAACCGCAAGTTTTGCAGGACAGCAAGAAACCTATTTGAATATCAATGGTGAACATGCATTGATTGAATCTTGTAAAAAATGTTTTGCGTCACTTTTTACTGATAGGGCAATTTCTTATAGAGTTGATAAAGGATTTGATCATTTCAAAGTTGCGCTTTCAATTGGCATACAGAAAATGGTGCGCTCAGATCTTGCAACATCAGGAGTAATATTTACATTGGACACAGATTCAGGATTTAAAGATGTTGTATACATCACAGGGATTTACGGATTAGGAGAAAACATTGTGCAAGGAAAAGTCAATCCTGACGAATTTTATGTATATAAACCTACACTTGCAAAAGGTTATAGCCCGATTTTGATGAAAAAAGCAGGGAACAAACATTTACGCATGGTGTATCAAATTGGAGGAAATAAAAGCACTAAAAATATATATGTATCCAAAGAAGATCAAAAAAAATTAACATTATCGGATAATGAAATATTAATTCTTGCAAAATGGGCAGTTGAAATTGAAAAACATTACAACATGCCAATGGATATTGAATGGGCCAAAGATGGTAAAACCGGAAAATTATACGTTGTGCAGGCAAGACCAGAAACAGTTCAAAGCCAAAAAAATCTAGAAATTCTGGAAACTTATAAATTAAACCAAAAAAGTAAAATTTTAATTCAAGGCATAGCTATTGGCTCAAAAATAGGTGAAGGAAAAGTTAATATTATAAAAAATGCATCTGATATCCACAATTTTAGAAAAGGACAGGTTCTTGTTACTGAAATGACCGATCCCGATTGGGAACCTATCATGAAAGTTGCTTCTGCAATTGTCACTAACAGGGGCGGAAGAACATGTCACGCTGCAATTGTATCCCGTGAACTCGGTGTTCCGTGCGTGGTTGGTTGCGGTAAAGCAACTAAAATATTAAAAAATGGAGAAAAAGTCACAGTGTCTTGCGCAGAAGGTGAAAAAGGCAATGTTTATTCAGGTTTGTTGGAATTTAAAATTGAAAAAACTGATTTACGTAAACTAAAAAAACCTGATGTTAAATTAATGATGAACCTTGCCAACCCTGAACTAGCATTTACATCTGCAATGATCCCCAATGATGGCATTGGTTTGGCCCGCGAAGAATTTATTATTAACTCATTCATTAAGATACATCCGTTGGCCTTAATCAATTATAAAACGCAAAACAAAAAGATTCGTGAACAGATTGATAATTTAACTTATGGATATAAAGATAAAACTAAATTTTTTGTTGATAAGCTTGCATCCGGCATTTCTATGCTGGCAGCTGCTTGCCATCCTAACGATGTAATTGTAAGATTTTCGGATTTTAAATCAAATGAATATGCAAACCTAATAGGTGGAAAAGCGTATGAGCCTAAAGAAGATAATCCCATGATTGGATGGAGGGGCGCGTCAAGATATTACAGCGAAAAATTTGAGAAAGCTTTTGCTTTAGAATGCAAAGCGATTAAAAAAGTTCGTGACGAAATGGGGCTGAATAATGTCAAAGTTATGGTACCATTCTGCAGAACCCCTGAAGAAGGTAAAAACGTCATCGAAGTCATGCGAAAAAATGGTTTAAAACAAGGTAAAAATGAGCTTGAAATTTATGTTATGTGTGAAATTCCTTCCAATGTGATACTTGCAGATGAATTTGCTAAAGTGTTTGACGGATTTAGTATTGGCACGAATGATTTGACACAATTAACTCTCGGTTTAGATCGTGATTCAGAATTAGTTGCGCATCTTTATGATGAACAAAACCCTGCTGTTAAAGAAATGGTTATACGCGTTATAAAAGCTGCAAAGAGAAATAAACGTAAAATTGGCATCTGTGGAGAAGCTGCTTCTATTCCTGAATTTGCAAAGTTTTTAGTTGAAAATAAGATTGATTCGCTTTCAATGGTGCCTGATGCTTTGATGAGTGTTAGGCAAGGATTAGCAAAAAAGTAA
- a CDS encoding HD domain-containing protein has product MTLILGRRKKPENGELKMNNPFLEDYIRITRSSAFRRLAFKTQAISLPDNPHTSSRLVHTNEVLNLSLIISEQLGLNKELCMAIAAGHDIGHVPYGHLGERALTELSAQKLGENVKFRHNVYGVIIAQEIENRGQGFNLTHETLEGIFQHSRGSGPYTSHPNIHQEYNVVMYADKIAYLFSDLEDAIRSEQLEEKDVPDFAAKFGKTTEERKMSAIKALLEESKAKGYVIFEEGPLSKEFDQLKSYMYTEIYPECNNDHQTDSIKRICEFFGKRKEFAGVDPIVTFSLLTDNETYYMGKLLLRSKRIPKSKIDHLGVFEYLPFLEGKKIDYTKPNLDW; this is encoded by the coding sequence ATGACACTAATTTTAGGCAGGAGAAAAAAACCTGAAAATGGAGAACTTAAAATGAATAATCCTTTTTTAGAAGATTATATAAGGATAACTAGAAGTTCTGCATTTAGAAGACTTGCATTCAAAACACAGGCAATCTCTTTACCTGATAATCCCCACACAAGTTCAAGACTTGTGCATACCAATGAAGTCCTTAATCTTTCTTTAATAATCTCTGAACAGCTAGGATTAAATAAAGAATTATGCATGGCAATAGCAGCAGGACATGATATTGGCCATGTACCTTATGGTCATTTGGGCGAAAGGGCATTAACAGAACTCAGCGCTCAAAAATTAGGAGAAAATGTTAAATTCAGGCATAATGTATACGGCGTAATAATCGCCCAAGAGATAGAAAATCGCGGCCAGGGTTTTAATCTGACCCATGAAACATTAGAAGGGATATTTCAACATTCACGGGGTAGTGGTCCATACACATCACACCCAAACATTCATCAAGAATACAATGTTGTCATGTATGCAGACAAAATAGCATACCTTTTTTCAGATTTGGAAGATGCCATAAGGTCTGAACAGTTAGAAGAAAAGGATGTGCCTGATTTTGCAGCTAAATTTGGAAAAACAACAGAAGAAAGAAAGATGAGCGCCATAAAAGCATTACTTGAAGAGAGCAAGGCAAAAGGTTATGTAATTTTTGAAGAAGGTCCTTTATCTAAAGAGTTTGACCAGTTAAAATCATATATGTATACAGAAATTTATCCAGAATGCAATAACGATCACCAAACCGATTCTATCAAACGGATTTGTGAATTTTTTGGGAAACGAAAAGAATTTGCAGGTGTTGATCCAATTGTTACTTTTTCATTACTAACAGATAATGAGACATATTATATGGGTAAACTTTTACTGCGTTCTAAAAGGATTCCGAAGAGTAAGATTGATCATTTAGGCGTATTTGAATATTTGCCGTTTTTAGAAGGTAAAAAAATTGATTACACTAAGCCGAATTTAGATTGGTAA
- a CDS encoding MFS transporter, whose protein sequence is MNKTIKLLMISDIFLISGLGLIAPILAIYIKENLTGGTIFAAGFASTLYLVTKCIVQLPFSKYVDIHDDKVKWLMLGALITSIVPFGYIFSTNIQHIYLIEIMYGIGSGLAFPTWLGLWSVNLDKKQESYEWSLYSTLTGLGTALTAAVGAAIANYFGFKTTFLLVGIISLIGWSILFGLEVKKEKLSKIKNIHYHKQRKYTDKEP, encoded by the coding sequence ATGAATAAAACAATTAAACTACTTATGATTTCAGATATTTTTTTAATCTCAGGTTTAGGTTTAATTGCGCCAATTTTGGCAATTTATATTAAAGAAAACCTTACAGGGGGCACAATTTTTGCTGCGGGTTTTGCAAGTACTTTATATTTAGTAACAAAATGTATCGTCCAACTGCCTTTTTCAAAATATGTAGATATTCATGATGATAAAGTTAAATGGTTAATGTTGGGAGCTTTAATTACATCAATTGTGCCTTTTGGTTATATTTTTTCAACAAATATTCAACATATCTATTTGATAGAAATCATGTATGGAATAGGCAGCGGTCTAGCATTTCCTACATGGTTAGGTTTATGGAGTGTAAACTTAGATAAAAAACAAGAAAGTTATGAATGGAGTCTTTATTCTACATTAACGGGTTTAGGAACTGCTTTAACAGCAGCAGTTGGGGCAGCAATTGCAAATTACTTCGGATTTAAAACAACATTTCTACTTGTTGGTATAATTTCATTAATTGGTTGGTCAATATTATTCGGTCTTGAAGTAAAAAAAGAAAAACTTTCAAAAATCAAAAATATTCATTATCATAAACAGAGGAAATATACGGATAAAGAGCCCTAA
- the dph5 gene encoding diphthine synthase — translation MLYIIGLGLSDAKDITMKGLEAVKKCSKIYLENYTSSFQATKEELETLYKKPIILADREMIEKSSDKIFGNSGNEDIALLVIGDPMGATTHIDFILRAKEKKIPIKIIHNASIINAVGITGLQLYKFGKTTSICYKEGNWLPETPYDTIKMNQTNGLHTLCLFDIKKDENRYMSIKEAIQTLLEIENKRKENIFTENTLCVGCARIGSDTEIIKSGKASDLLKLDFGGPLHCLIVPGKLHFMEEEALK, via the coding sequence ATGTTATACATTATAGGTTTAGGGTTAAGTGATGCTAAAGATATCACAATGAAAGGTCTGGAAGCAGTAAAAAAATGTTCGAAAATATACTTGGAAAATTATACTAGCTCATTTCAAGCCACAAAAGAAGAACTTGAAACATTGTATAAAAAGCCAATTATTCTCGCAGATAGAGAAATGATAGAAAAAAGTTCAGACAAAATATTTGGAAATTCAGGCAATGAAGATATTGCGCTTTTAGTTATTGGAGATCCAATGGGCGCAACAACCCACATAGATTTTATATTAAGAGCAAAAGAAAAAAAGATTCCAATTAAAATTATACATAATGCATCAATCATTAATGCAGTAGGCATTACCGGACTGCAGTTATACAAGTTTGGTAAAACTACATCAATATGTTACAAAGAAGGAAATTGGTTGCCTGAAACACCATATGACACAATTAAAATGAATCAAACAAATGGTTTGCACACTCTTTGTTTATTTGATATAAAGAAAGATGAAAACCGATATATGTCAATAAAAGAGGCAATTCAAACATTGCTGGAAATTGAAAATAAACGCAAAGAAAACATTTTCACGGAAAATACTTTATGTGTTGGCTGCGCCAGAATTGGTTCCGATACTGAAATTATCAAATCAGGCAAAGCTTCAGATTTGTTAAAACTTGATTTTGGCGGACCATTGCACTGTTTAATTGTGCCAGGTAAGCTTCACTTTATGGAAGAGGAAGCTTTAAAATAG
- a CDS encoding ABC transporter ATP-binding protein, which translates to MSKTIIELKDVSKHFYNQEILKLVNLKIRENSILGLIGQSGAGKTTLIRIILGLYTPTTGEIYIKGKLATNNQNRQVGFASQEYSFYPRLTVEENLKFYGTMYRMTKNALENRIDELLEMMELAHAKKIRSSKLSGGMKRRLDIALALLNRPHILILDEPTTGLDIVLKEKIWAMIEKIKKTGITIIISSHDLEELEEHCTDIAFVREGFVYSPEQLKEYSKKYHPLKLSDLFKTWYVEKK; encoded by the coding sequence ATGTCTAAAACGATTATTGAATTAAAAGATGTTAGTAAACATTTTTATAATCAAGAAATTCTAAAATTAGTTAATTTAAAAATACGAGAGAATTCAATATTAGGTCTGATTGGCCAAAGTGGAGCAGGTAAAACCACTTTAATCAGAATAATACTTGGATTATACACCCCAACAACCGGAGAAATTTATATTAAAGGAAAACTCGCTACAAACAACCAAAATAGACAGGTAGGGTTCGCAAGCCAAGAATACTCTTTCTACCCGAGATTAACTGTTGAAGAAAATTTAAAATTTTATGGCACAATGTACCGCATGACTAAAAATGCGCTAGAAAATAGAATTGACGAGCTTCTGGAAATGATGGAACTTGCACATGCAAAAAAAATAAGAAGCTCAAAACTTTCCGGGGGAATGAAGCGCAGGCTTGATATAGCGCTCGCGTTATTAAACCGCCCGCACATTTTGATACTTGATGAACCAACGACCGGTTTGGATATTGTACTTAAAGAAAAAATTTGGGCAATGATTGAAAAAATTAAAAAGACAGGCATAACTATTATTATCTCAAGTCATGACTTAGAAGAACTGGAAGAACACTGTACAGATATCGCTTTTGTCAGAGAAGGGTTTGTCTATTCTCCCGAACAACTTAAAGAATATTCCAAAAAATATCATCCACTAAAATTATCTGATCTTTTTAAAACATGGTATGTTGAAAAAAAATGA
- a CDS encoding ABC transporter permease, protein MIKTFYTLVAKNCKNLFRNWASILLLIVGPLVILLIMIVAFSDISFHGITIGYIGDHELVQPIIGRMDYLGNFQQYPVLEDCLLQLKQQKVHLCLDLKNYQSTYIDLYYDNTRGVISLMLISQLREGISREKENILRNKTHSLISGLDEIQNFIKDKQGNIQNIISSLEGYKLEIATTQNEMLVIKNDIDFQINELNIMKNDLHTLKDDIDYGYSKFNQNRNSIYQTQNQLQNIRNNLINLNQDTAAIDQAIYALDSLQSGLSTIQYTIVDAQNKVINTISKIDRAISSLQNAKTFIILTDDKLSNIKSSLTGKISELSILNGELNNKNQIISKTANIDVENMVNPFLLDIKPMFQDSKRVQVFKETYDLSLPKRQTPDLTSIDSVQTLLPFLISILICFVSIMISNIIILDEKHSPAYTRNLISPISGFIHILSILFTILIILLIMISIVLGVSYIVFFLDITQSIATILTVTIFLILIYSLWGIALGFIINSTTTSLLITTFFMIINVFLSGAIFPVERMSKIILEVSSFIPFRDGLSILQQSIFYNIPLTSFVPQIINMSIILGFSIIVLMISYSISKTRFKQGI, encoded by the coding sequence ATGATTAAAACATTTTATACTCTAGTTGCAAAAAATTGCAAGAACCTATTTCGTAATTGGGCTTCTATATTATTATTAATAGTTGGACCATTAGTTATTCTTTTGATAATGATAGTTGCATTTTCAGACATAAGTTTCCACGGGATTACAATTGGATACATAGGAGATCATGAACTTGTACAGCCAATAATTGGCCGAATGGATTATTTGGGAAATTTTCAACAATACCCTGTATTAGAAGATTGTCTGCTTCAATTGAAACAACAAAAAGTTCATCTTTGTTTAGACCTAAAAAATTATCAATCAACTTATATTGATTTATATTATGATAACACGCGAGGAGTAATTTCTTTAATGTTGATCTCGCAATTGCGTGAAGGCATTTCAAGAGAAAAAGAGAATATACTTAGAAACAAAACACATTCACTCATAAGCGGGCTAGATGAAATTCAAAACTTCATTAAAGATAAACAAGGAAATATTCAAAATATTATTTCAAGTTTAGAAGGATATAAATTAGAAATAGCAACCACCCAAAACGAAATGCTTGTCATCAAAAATGATATTGATTTCCAAATAAATGAATTAAATATTATGAAAAATGACCTTCATACTTTAAAAGACGATATAGATTACGGATATTCAAAATTTAACCAAAATAGAAATTCAATATACCAAACTCAAAATCAACTTCAAAATATACGAAATAATCTGATTAATCTTAATCAGGATACGGCCGCTATTGATCAAGCGATATATGCGCTTGATAGTCTTCAATCGGGCTTATCAACAATACAATATACAATTGTAGATGCACAAAATAAAGTAATTAATACGATTTCAAAAATTGACCGGGCGATTTCATCATTACAAAATGCAAAGACCTTTATTATCCTAACGGATGATAAACTTAGTAATATTAAATCTTCTTTAACAGGTAAAATATCAGAACTTAGTATATTAAATGGGGAACTAAACAACAAAAACCAAATAATCTCCAAAACTGCAAATATAGATGTTGAAAATATGGTTAACCCATTCCTTTTAGACATTAAACCAATGTTCCAAGATTCAAAAAGAGTTCAAGTTTTTAAAGAAACATATGACTTGTCTCTTCCAAAAAGACAAACGCCAGATCTAACAAGTATAGATTCTGTTCAAACACTCCTGCCATTTTTAATTTCAATTTTAATCTGTTTTGTTTCAATTATGATTTCAAACATCATTATCTTAGATGAAAAACATTCACCTGCTTATACTCGAAATTTAATTAGCCCCATATCTGGATTTATCCATATATTAAGTATTTTATTTACAATTTTAATAATATTACTTATAATGATTAGTATAGTATTAGGTGTAAGTTATATAGTCTTTTTTTTAGATATAACGCAAAGCATAGCAACAATTTTAACTGTAACTATATTTCTAATCTTGATTTATTCATTATGGGGTATTGCTTTAGGTTTTATCATAAATTCCACAACTACCTCTCTTTTAATTACAACTTTTTTTATGATTATTAATGTTTTCTTATCAGGCGCAATATTTCCCGTTGAACGTATGTCTAAAATAATTTTAGAGGTTAGTTCATTTATCCCATTCAGGGACGGTTTATCAATACTACAACAGTCTATTTTTTATAATATTCCATTAACCAGCTTCGTTCCACAGATAATAAATATGAGTATTATATTAGGTTTCAGTATAATAGTTCTAATGATAAGTTACAGTATCTCAAAAACAAGATTTAAACAAGGAATTTAA